Proteins from one Buchnera aphidicola (Kurisakia onigurumii) genomic window:
- the rpsH gene encoding 30S ribosomal protein S8 — protein MSMQDPVSDMLTRIRNAQKSNKIFVSMPSSNLKISISNVLKQEGYILNYDVCRNNLSILKIYLKYFNAKPVIENITRISSPGLRVYRKKYNIPKILDGLGIAIISTSKGVITDKTARKIGIGGEIICYVS, from the coding sequence ATGAGTATGCAAGATCCTGTATCAGACATGTTAACTAGAATTCGTAACGCACAAAAATCTAATAAGATATTTGTTTCTATGCCTTCATCTAATTTAAAGATATCTATTAGTAATGTATTGAAACAAGAAGGATATATTTTAAATTATGATGTTTGTAGAAATAATTTATCTATTTTAAAAATATATTTAAAATATTTTAATGCAAAACCAGTAATTGAAAATATTACAAGAATTAGTAGCCCTGGATTACGGGTTTATAGAAAAAAATATAATATTCCTAAAATTTTAGATGGTTTAGGAATTGCAATTATATCTACTTCTAAAGGAGTAATTACTGATAAAACAGCAAGAAAAATCGGTATAGGAGGTGAGATTATTTGTTATGTATCTTAA
- the rpmJ gene encoding 50S ribosomal protein L36, translated as MKVKTSVKKLCRNCKVVKRRNVVRIICTHDGKHKQRQG; from the coding sequence ATGAAAGTTAAAACTTCTGTAAAAAAATTATGTAGAAACTGTAAAGTGGTAAAAAGAAGAAATGTAGTAAGAATTATTTGTACTCATGATGGAAAACATAAACAAAGACAAGGTTAA
- the rpmD gene encoding 50S ribosomal protein L30 → MKLIKITQKKSSIGRLPSHRSTLLGLGLRRINHFVIRNNTKSILGMVKKISYMITVEEVS, encoded by the coding sequence ATGAAATTAATTAAAATTACACAAAAAAAAAGTTCTATTGGAAGATTACCTTCACATCGATCTACTTTATTAGGGTTAGGTTTACGTAGAATAAATCATTTTGTGATTAGAAATAATACTAAATCTATTTTAGGTATGGTAAAAAAAATTTCTTATATGATTACAGTTGAGGAGGTTTCTTAA
- the rpsD gene encoding 30S ribosomal protein S4 translates to MAKYLGPKLKLSRREGTDLFLKSGIRSIDTKCKLDRLPGQHGLRKSRLSEYGIQLREKQKVRRLYGILEKQFRNYYVKATKKKGNTGENLLYFLENRLDNIVYRMGFGSTRMESRQLISHKSIMVNKKIVNIPSYQVILNDKISISSKSMNQYRIKASLELSKQREIVDWIEVNIKNMEGIVKRLPERSDFSSEINEHLIVELYSK, encoded by the coding sequence ATGGCAAAATATTTAGGTCCTAAATTAAAATTAAGTCGTAGAGAAGGAACAGATTTATTTTTAAAATCTGGAATTAGATCTATTGATACTAAATGTAAATTAGATAGATTACCTGGTCAACATGGATTACGTAAGTCTAGATTATCAGAATATGGAATTCAATTACGAGAAAAACAAAAGGTTCGTCGGTTATATGGGATTTTAGAGAAACAGTTTCGAAATTATTATGTAAAAGCAACTAAAAAAAAAGGAAATACAGGAGAAAATTTATTGTATTTCTTAGAAAATAGATTAGATAATATTGTATATAGAATGGGTTTTGGAAGTACTCGAATGGAATCTCGGCAATTAATTAGTCATAAATCTATTATGGTGAACAAAAAAATTGTAAATATTCCATCTTATCAAGTAATTTTAAATGATAAAATTTCCATATCTTCTAAATCTATGAATCAATATAGAATAAAAGCATCTTTAGAATTGTCCAAACAACGAGAAATAGTAGATTGGATAGAAGTTAATATTAAAAATATGGAAGGAATTGTAAAAAGATTACCAGAAAGATCTGATTTTTCTTCTGAGATAAATGAACATTTAATTGTTGAATTGTATTCAAAATAA
- the def gene encoding peptide deformylase, translating into MTILKILTYPNKNLRKIAKPVKEINLKIKKIIHDMIKTMHFNNGIGLAATQVNIPLKIIVITENINNNKVMVFINPKIIEKSEFIRSKEGCLSIPNYEFFIKRYKYIKMQALNILGQTIIIETDSLLSICIQHEIDHLNGILFIDYLSSLQKEILNKKIIKLQKLSTKI; encoded by the coding sequence ATGACTATTTTAAAAATACTTACTTATCCAAATAAAAATTTAAGAAAAATAGCAAAACCAGTCAAAGAAATAAACTTAAAAATTAAAAAAATTATACATGATATGATTAAAACAATGCACTTCAATAATGGTATAGGATTAGCAGCTACACAAGTAAATATTCCATTAAAAATTATAGTTATAACTGAAAATATAAATAACAATAAAGTTATGGTTTTCATTAATCCAAAAATAATAGAAAAATCTGAATTTATTCGATCAAAAGAAGGTTGTTTATCGATACCTAATTATGAATTTTTCATAAAAAGATACAAATATATAAAAATGCAAGCTTTAAATATATTAGGACAAACTATAATAATAGAAACTGATTCATTGTTATCAATATGCATTCAACATGAAATAGATCATTTAAATGGAATATTATTCATAGATTATTTATCTTCTTTACAAAAAGAAATATTGAACAAAAAAATTATTAAATTACAAAAACTATCTACAAAAATATAA
- the fmt gene encoding methionyl-tRNA formyltransferase, with amino-acid sequence MHKKIKIIFSGSSEFSAKHLKFLIKNNIKIIAVLTPPNKPFGRGKKIVENPVYKISKKYNIVIFNPTNLKSEDIYINLKKMKADMMIVVSYGLIFPKKILDIFPLGCINLHTSILPRWRGPSPIQSAILHGDNKTGVTTIYMDKGMDSGPIIHTIECNIKKKMTSLELNNKLIKIGKKCLLYSLKKIFIQKNICTIQNIKNVTYTKKIKKKDAKIKWNKTAIEIERVIRAYNPWPVAYFNYKNINIKVWKSSIEKKNYIGASIGEICCSDKIGLKIQTKNFCIRIEKIQFPGKKIINFYDFLNSKKEFFIIGSIIV; translated from the coding sequence ATGCATAAAAAAATAAAAATTATTTTTTCTGGTTCTTCTGAATTTTCTGCAAAACATTTAAAATTTTTAATAAAAAATAATATAAAAATAATTGCAGTATTAACTCCTCCAAATAAACCATTTGGAAGAGGTAAAAAAATTGTAGAAAATCCTGTATATAAAATATCTAAAAAATACAATATTGTAATATTCAATCCAACAAATTTAAAATCTGAAGATATTTATATAAATTTAAAAAAAATGAAAGCAGATATGATGATTGTAGTGTCATATGGATTAATTTTTCCAAAAAAAATTCTTGATATATTTCCATTAGGTTGTATCAATTTACATACTTCAATACTACCTAGATGGAGAGGTCCTTCTCCAATACAATCAGCAATACTACACGGAGATAATAAAACAGGTGTAACAACAATTTATATGGACAAAGGAATGGATTCTGGTCCTATTATTCATACAATAGAATGTAATATAAAAAAAAAAATGACAAGTTTGGAATTAAATAATAAATTAATTAAAATAGGAAAAAAATGTTTATTATATTCTTTAAAAAAAATATTTATTCAAAAAAATATTTGTACAATTCAGAATATAAAAAACGTTACATATACAAAAAAAATTAAAAAAAAAGATGCAAAAATAAAGTGGAATAAAACTGCTATAGAAATAGAAAGAGTTATTCGAGCTTATAACCCTTGGCCAGTAGCATATTTTAATTACAAAAATATAAACATAAAAGTATGGAAAAGTAGTATAGAAAAAAAAAATTACATTGGTGCATCCATAGGAGAAATTTGTTGCTCTGATAAAATCGGTTTAAAAATACAAACAAAAAATTTTTGTATTAGAATAGAAAAAATTCAATTTCCAGGAAAAAAAATAATCAATTTTTATGATTTTTTAAATTCAAAAAAAGAATTTTTTATTATTGGAAGTATTATTGTTTAA
- the secY gene encoding preprotein translocase subunit SecY yields the protein MKKNINNFIELQNRIFFVIGSIIVFRFGSYIPIPGIDTTVLSKIISNSKGTILEIFNMFSGGSLNRASIFTLGIMPYISASIIIQLLTLIYPYFSNIKKEGEYGNRILTKYTRWLTLILSIFQSIGISFGLPNIPGINKLIIHVDTSFYIISIISLVSGTIFLMWLSELINEFGLGNGTSLIIFSGIVSGLPVSLLNTINEVRIGSLNYFSISIIFTIIFLVIYVVIFIEKSQRNIGIHYIQKQRGNRIYSSQITYLPIKLNISGVMPAIFASSVILFPATIISWFVNFKNWNWLVFISNCLVPNHILYIVIYSSAIVFFCFFYTGLVFNPKETSENLKKNGAFIPGIRPGEKTANYINLITTRLTFIGAIYITFICLLPEIMRFFLKVPFYFGGTSLLIVVLVIIEIISQIQTLIMSNQYSSILKKSNLNFSKS from the coding sequence ATGAAAAAAAATATAAATAACTTCATAGAATTACAAAATAGGATTTTTTTTGTTATAGGATCAATAATAGTATTTCGATTTGGATCGTATATCCCTATTCCTGGAATTGATACAACCGTATTATCGAAAATAATAAGTAATAGTAAAGGTACAATATTAGAAATATTTAATATGTTTTCAGGAGGATCATTAAATAGAGCTTCTATTTTTACTTTAGGTATTATGCCATATATTTCTGCATCTATTATAATTCAATTATTAACTTTAATATATCCTTATTTTTCTAATATAAAAAAAGAAGGGGAATATGGAAATCGTATTCTTACAAAATATACTAGATGGTTAACTTTAATTTTATCTATATTTCAGTCTATAGGTATTTCTTTTGGATTACCTAATATACCAGGAATTAATAAATTAATTATTCATGTAGATACATCTTTTTATATTATATCTATTATAAGTTTGGTTTCTGGTACAATTTTTTTAATGTGGTTAAGTGAATTAATCAATGAATTTGGTTTAGGAAACGGAACTTCTTTGATTATATTTTCAGGAATAGTTTCTGGTTTACCTGTATCTTTATTAAATACTATTAATGAAGTACGTATAGGTAGTTTAAATTATTTTTCTATATCAATAATTTTTACAATAATATTTTTAGTTATTTATGTTGTTATTTTTATAGAAAAAAGTCAAAGAAATATCGGTATACATTACATACAAAAACAAAGAGGTAATAGGATATATTCTTCACAAATTACTTACCTTCCTATTAAATTAAATATTTCTGGTGTAATGCCTGCTATATTTGCTTCAAGTGTTATTTTATTTCCTGCTACAATAATATCTTGGTTTGTTAATTTTAAAAATTGGAATTGGTTAGTTTTTATTTCAAATTGTTTAGTACCTAACCATATTTTATATATAGTAATATATTCTTCAGCAATAGTATTTTTTTGTTTTTTTTATACTGGTTTAGTATTTAATCCTAAAGAAACATCTGAAAATTTAAAAAAAAATGGAGCATTTATTCCTGGTATTAGACCAGGAGAAAAAACAGCAAATTATATTAATTTAATTACCACCAGATTGACTTTTATTGGTGCAATTTATATTACTTTTATTTGTTTGCTTCCTGAAATTATGAGATTTTTTTTAAAAGTACCATTTTATTTTGGAGGAACTTCATTATTAATTGTAGTATTAGTAATTATTGAAATTATTTCTCAAATACAAACATTAATTATGTCTAACCAATATTCTTCTATTTTAAAAAAATCTAATTTGAATTTTTCAAAAAGTTAA
- the rpsE gene encoding 30S ribosomal protein S5 yields MVKIVKNAGNKINNSELQEKLISVNRVSKTVKGGRIFSFTALTVVGNGAGKIGFGYGKAREVPSAIQKAMEQARRNIINICLKNKTLQHTIKSSYTGSNVFMKPASEGTGIIAGGAMRSVLEVAGVQNVLAKTYGSTNPINVVRATIYGLKNMKSIEMIAAKRNKKISDILG; encoded by the coding sequence TTGGTGAAAATTGTGAAGAATGCTGGAAATAAAATAAATAATTCTGAATTACAAGAAAAATTAATTTCTGTTAATAGAGTATCAAAAACAGTAAAAGGAGGAAGAATTTTTTCTTTTACTGCACTTACAGTTGTAGGAAATGGTGCTGGAAAAATTGGTTTTGGGTATGGAAAAGCTAGAGAAGTTCCTTCTGCTATTCAAAAAGCAATGGAACAAGCGAGAAGAAATATCATTAATATTTGTTTAAAAAACAAAACGTTACAACATACTATAAAAAGTTCTTATACTGGATCAAATGTTTTTATGAAGCCGGCTTCAGAAGGAACTGGTATTATTGCTGGAGGAGCTATGAGATCTGTTTTAGAAGTTGCAGGAGTACAAAATGTATTAGCTAAAACATATGGATCTACCAACCCCATCAATGTAGTAAGAGCTACTATTTATGGATTAAAAAATATGAAATCTATAGAAATGATTGCAGCTAAAAGAAACAAAAAAATATCTGATATATTAGGATAA
- the rplR gene encoding 50S ribosomal protein L18: MLFKKNKKKMIRLKRSIYLRSKLKKNSSIRLVIHRTSRHIYAQIISSHPNSKVLASASTLEKNVKSAIKYTGNKFAAKKIGKLIAKRAILQGIKNVSFDRSGFKYHGRISELAKSAREEGLIF, from the coding sequence ATTTTATTTAAAAAGAATAAAAAAAAAATGATTCGTTTAAAAAGATCTATTTATTTACGTTCTAAATTAAAAAAAAATAGTTCTATACGTTTAGTTATACATCGAACTTCTCGGCATATTTATGCACAAATTATTTCTTCACATCCAAATTCTAAGGTGTTAGCGTCAGCATCTACATTAGAAAAAAATGTAAAAAGTGCTATTAAATATACCGGGAATAAATTTGCAGCAAAAAAAATTGGAAAATTAATTGCGAAAAGAGCAATTTTACAAGGAATAAAAAATGTTTCTTTTGATCGATCTGGATTTAAGTATCACGGAAGGATTAGTGAATTAGCAAAATCGGCGCGTGAAGAAGGTCTAATTTTTTAA
- the rpsM gene encoding 30S ribosomal protein S13, with protein sequence MIRIAGINISDNKHVNVALTSIYGIGLSTAKKICMCLGISTKLKIKMLKEDQIEGLRLEISKIIVEGDLRREKTLNIKRLMDLGCYRGLRHRKGLPVRGQRTKTNARTRKGPRKAIKK encoded by the coding sequence ATGATTCGTATTGCAGGTATTAATATATCCGATAATAAGCATGTTAACGTTGCTTTAACTTCGATATATGGAATTGGACTATCAACAGCCAAAAAAATTTGTATGTGTTTAGGAATATCTACAAAATTGAAAATAAAAATGTTAAAAGAAGACCAAATTGAAGGATTAAGATTAGAAATTTCTAAAATAATTGTAGAAGGTGATTTAAGAAGAGAAAAAACTTTAAATATTAAAAGATTAATGGATTTAGGTTGTTATAGAGGACTTAGACATAGAAAAGGATTACCTGTAAGAGGGCAAAGAACTAAAACAAATGCTAGAACTAGAAAAGGACCAAGAAAGGCAATTAAAAAATAA
- the rplO gene encoding 50S ribosomal protein L15: protein MYLNTLHPKKGSKKNKTRLGRGIGSGFGKTSGRGHKGQKSRSGSSIRRGFEGGQMPLYRRVPKFGFNSSNKRKTSEVRLSDLNSIPNGIVNLDTLKMIGVIKKNISFVRIILCGKIKIPVIVQGLQVTKGARIAIKKSGGKIQK, encoded by the coding sequence ATGTATTTGAATACATTACATCCAAAAAAAGGATCAAAGAAAAATAAAACTAGATTAGGAAGAGGTATAGGAAGTGGTTTTGGTAAAACATCAGGAAGAGGTCATAAAGGTCAAAAATCTAGATCTGGAAGTAGTATTCGAAGAGGTTTTGAAGGAGGTCAAATGCCTTTGTATAGAAGAGTTCCTAAATTTGGATTTAATTCTTCTAATAAAAGAAAAACATCTGAAGTGAGATTATCTGATTTGAATTCTATTCCTAATGGAATAGTAAATTTAGATACACTAAAAATGATAGGTGTTATAAAAAAAAATATTTCTTTTGTAAGAATTATTTTATGTGGAAAAATTAAAATACCAGTCATAGTACAAGGATTACAAGTAACAAAAGGAGCTCGTATAGCAATAAAAAAATCAGGTGGTAAAATCCAAAAATAG
- a CDS encoding DNA-directed RNA polymerase subunit alpha, with protein MNNFFNNLLKPRLVDIEQIDEFHTKVTLEPLERGFGYTLGNALRRILLSSIPGCAVTEVEIDGVLHEYSTKEGIREDILEILLNLKGLFIKMYEKNESILVLSKSGISQVKASDIQHDSDVEIVNRNHIICNLTSDFASINMKIKVEKGRGYAAAYSRLNQNNNSSGHTIGRLLLDACYSPINRISYKVEAARVAQRTDLDKLILEMETNGTIDPEKAIRTAATILSEQLEAFVDLRNVESIEVKEEKPEFEPILLRPVDDLELTVRSANCLKAESIHYIGDLVQKSEVELLKTPNLGKKSLTEIKDILSSRNLALGMRLDNWPPKNILDN; from the coding sequence ATGAACAATTTTTTTAATAATCTTTTAAAACCTCGGTTAGTTGATATTGAACAAATTGATGAATTTCATACAAAAGTTACATTAGAGCCTTTAGAAAGAGGTTTTGGTTATACTCTCGGTAATGCACTAAGAAGAATTTTATTATCTTCTATTCCTGGGTGTGCGGTAACAGAAGTTGAAATTGATGGAGTTTTACATGAGTATAGTACTAAAGAAGGAATTAGAGAAGATATACTTGAAATTCTTTTAAATTTAAAAGGATTATTTATAAAAATGTATGAAAAAAATGAATCAATTTTAGTTCTTTCAAAATCTGGAATTTCTCAAGTTAAAGCGTCAGATATTCAACATGATTCTGATGTAGAGATTGTAAACCGAAATCATATTATTTGTAATTTAACTTCAGATTTTGCAAGTATTAATATGAAAATTAAAGTAGAAAAGGGTAGAGGATATGCAGCAGCTTATTCAAGGTTGAATCAAAATAATAATTCTTCAGGACATACTATTGGAAGGTTATTATTAGATGCTTGTTATAGTCCAATAAATCGTATTTCATATAAAGTTGAAGCTGCTCGAGTAGCACAAAGAACTGATTTAGATAAGTTAATATTAGAAATGGAAACTAATGGAACAATTGATCCTGAAAAAGCTATTCGTACCGCCGCGACTATTTTATCAGAACAATTAGAAGCATTTGTAGATTTAAGAAATGTAGAATCTATAGAAGTTAAAGAGGAAAAACCAGAATTCGAACCTATTTTATTAAGACCGGTAGATGATTTAGAATTAACAGTACGATCTGCAAATTGTTTAAAAGCAGAATCAATACATTATATAGGAGATTTAGTACAAAAAAGTGAAGTAGAATTGTTAAAAACTCCTAATTTAGGAAAAAAATCTTTGACAGAAATAAAAGATATATTATCTTCTAGAAATTTAGCATTAGGAATGCGGTTAGATAATTGGCCTCCAAAAAATATTTTAGACAATTAA
- the rplF gene encoding 50S ribosomal protein L6 — translation MSRIAKKPILVPKDINIFLKKNKIIIEGNSKKLFCYIHNSVQITHVDNHLIFLGKKKYSNAWAHAGTLRSLVFSMIIGITHGFTKKLFLTGVGYRVFLKNNIINMSLGFSHTIEYIIPSGIDISVPSQTEIILKSADKRLLGQVAANLRSYRIPEPYKGKGIRYENEVIRIKEAKKK, via the coding sequence ATGTCTCGTATTGCTAAAAAACCTATTCTAGTACCTAAAGATATAAATATTTTTTTAAAAAAAAATAAAATTATTATTGAAGGTAATAGTAAAAAATTATTTTGTTACATACATAATTCTGTACAAATTACTCATGTTGATAACCATTTAATATTTTTAGGAAAAAAAAAATATTCTAATGCTTGGGCTCATGCAGGTACATTAAGATCTTTAGTATTTTCTATGATTATTGGAATTACTCATGGGTTCACAAAAAAATTATTTTTAACTGGAGTAGGATATCGTGTTTTTTTAAAAAATAACATAATTAATATGTCACTTGGTTTTTCACATACTATTGAATATATCATTCCTTCAGGAATAGATATTTCTGTACCTTCTCAAACAGAAATTATATTAAAAAGCGCAGATAAAAGATTGTTAGGTCAAGTAGCTGCTAATTTAAGAAGTTATAGAATTCCTGAACCGTATAAAGGAAAAGGTATTAGATATGAAAATGAAGTAATTCGTATTAAAGAGGCTAAGAAAAAATAA
- the rplQ gene encoding 50S ribosomal protein L17 gives MRHRKIGRKLNRTRSHFNLMFRNMTCSLLKYELIKTTLSKAKELRRFIEPIITKSKLDSVSNRRFIFRKIKDNEILNKLFKEIGPHFIDRPGGYTRILKCGFRKGDNSIQAFIQLVDRKKIIFKKNTKK, from the coding sequence ATGAGACATAGAAAAATTGGAAGAAAATTAAATAGAACTAGAAGTCATTTTAATTTGATGTTTAGAAATATGACTTGTTCCTTATTAAAATATGAATTAATAAAAACTACTTTATCTAAAGCAAAAGAATTACGAAGATTTATAGAGCCTATAATTACAAAATCTAAATTAGATAGTGTTTCTAACCGTCGTTTTATTTTTAGAAAAATTAAAGACAATGAGATTTTAAATAAATTATTTAAAGAAATAGGACCTCATTTTATCGACAGGCCTGGTGGATATACTCGTATTTTAAAGTGTGGATTTCGAAAAGGAGACAATTCTATTCAAGCTTTTATTCAATTAGTAGATCGAAAAAAAATTATTTTTAAAAAAAATACAAAAAAATAA
- the rpsK gene encoding 30S ribosomal protein S11, whose product MSKIKSIRVKKRITKKINDGIAHIHASFNNTIVTITDRKGNTLGWATAGGSGFRGSRKSTPFAAQVAAEKCAEYVKDYGIKNLEVMVKGPGPGRESTIRALNASGFKITNITDVTPIPHNGCRPPKKRRV is encoded by the coding sequence ATGTCTAAGATAAAATCTATTCGTGTAAAAAAAAGAATTACTAAAAAAATTAATGATGGAATTGCGCATATACATGCTTCTTTTAATAATACAATTGTTACTATTACTGATAGAAAAGGAAATACTTTAGGATGGGCAACTGCAGGAGGTTCTGGTTTTAGAGGATCTAGAAAATCTACTCCTTTTGCTGCTCAAGTAGCTGCTGAAAAATGTGCTGAATATGTAAAAGATTATGGAATAAAAAATTTAGAAGTTATGGTAAAAGGTCCAGGTCCAGGTAGAGAATCGACTATTAGAGCATTAAATGCATCTGGTTTTAAAATTACTAATATAACAGATGTTACTCCTATACCTCATAATGGATGTAGACCTCCTAAAAAAAGAAGAGTATAA